A section of the Oncorhynchus gorbuscha isolate QuinsamMale2020 ecotype Even-year linkage group LG06, OgorEven_v1.0, whole genome shotgun sequence genome encodes:
- the LOC124038049 gene encoding uridine-cytidine kinase 2-A, protein MAGDSETRVDSQAENENAIRQPFLIGVAGGTASGKSSVCGKIMELLGQNKIDHHQRQVAILSQDSFYRVLTPDQKAKALKGQFNFDHPDAFDNELIVKTLWDILEGQTVQIPVYDFVTHSRKEEAVTVYPADVVLFEGILMFYSQEIRDLFQMKLFVDTDADTRLSRRVLRDISERGRDLEQVLTQYITFVKPAFEEFCLPTKKCADVIIPRGADNLVAINLIVQHIQDILNGGLTKRLNSSLNGYGTPRKRQVSESSSRPH, encoded by the exons ATGGCAGGCGACAGCGAGACAAGGGTGGACAGTCAAGCCGAAAACGAGAATGCTATTCGGCAACCTTTCCTCATCGGGGTAGCCGGAGGGACTGCCAGCGGCAAG TCGTCTGTCTGCGGTAAGATCATGGAGCTGCTTGGCCAGAACAAGATTGACCACCACCAGCGCCAGGTGGCCATTCTCAGCCAAGACAGCTTCTACAGGGTCCTCACACCGGACCAGAAGGCCAAGGCACTGAAGGGACAGTTCAACTTCGACCACCCAG atGCATTTGACAATGAGCTCATCGTCAAAACGTTGTGGGACATTTTGGAGGGCCAAACAGTGCAGATCCCAGTGTATGACTTTGTCACCCATTCCAG gaaggAAGAGGCGGTGACGGTGTACCCAGCAGATGTGGTGCTGTTCGAGGGCATCCTGATGTTCTACTCCCAGGAGATCAGGGACCTGTTCCAGATGAAGCTGTTTGTGGACACAGACGCAGACACACGGCTCTCACGCAGGG TGCTCCGAGACATCAGCGAGCGAGGAAGGGACCTGGAGCAGGTGCTAACGCAATACATAACCTTTGTTAAGCCAGCCTTCGAAGAGTTCTGTCTGCCA ACCAAGAAGTGTGCTGATGTGATCATTCCTAGAGGAGCAGATAATCTTG tTGCCATAAACCTTATAGTTCAGCACATCCAGGACATTCTGAACGGTGGTCTGACCAAACGCCTGAACAGCAGCCTTAACGGTTACGGAACTCCCCGGAAACGGCAGGTGTCAGAGTCCAGCAGTCGGCCCCACTAA
- the LOC124037161 gene encoding protein mago nashi homolog, whose product MSTSDFYLRYYVGHKGKFGHEFLEFEFRPDGKLRYANNSNYKNDVMIRKEAYVHKSVMEELKRIIDDSEITKEDDALWPPPDRVGRQELEIVIGDEHISFTTSKIGSLIDVNQSKDPEGLRVFYYLVQDLKCLVFSLIGLHFKIKPI is encoded by the exons ATGTCAACGAGTGACTTTTATTTGAGATATTATGTCGGGCACAAGGGAAAGTTTGGACACGAGTTCTTGGAATTTGAGTTTAGACCAGACG GTAAGCTGAGATACGCGAACAACAGCAACTACAAGAATGATGTCATGATCAGGAAAGAG GCGTACGTACACAAAAGTGTGATGGAGGAACTGAAGAGGATCATAGATGACAGTGAGATCACCAAGGAAGATGATGCACTGTGGCCACCCCCAGACAGAGTGGGCAGACAG GAGCTGGAGATCGTCATTGGGGATGAGCACATTTCCTTCACAACTTCCAAGATTGGTTCCTTGATTGATGTCAACCAGTCGAA GGACCCAGAAGGCCTCCGCGTGTTCTACTACCTGGTCCAGGATCTGAAATGTCTTGTCTTCAGTCTCATTGGGCTACACTTCAAGATCAAGCCCATCTAA
- the LOC124038050 gene encoding sterol carrier protein 2-like — translation MVVSNVKMRESQVVSSQRIQAVNTNAESSLERFKAYAVFQEIKKKLEEDGESFVKKIGGVFAFKVKDGPDGEEATWIVDVKNGKGCVHNDTAKKADCTIAMLDADLLSLMTGKMNPQTAFFQGKLKITGNMGMAMKLQSLQLQPGKAKL, via the exons ATGGTTGTTTCAAATGTCAAAATGCGCGAATCACAGGTCGTAAG ctcccagAGAATCCAGGCAGTTAACACCAATGCAGAGAGCAGCTTGGAGAGGTTCAAGGCCTATGCAGTCTTCCAGGAGATAAAAAAGAAGCTGGAGGAG GATGGGGAGTCATTTGTGAAGAAGATTGGGGGGGTGTTTGCCTTCAAGGTCAAGGATGGTCCGGATGGTGAAGAGGCGACCTGGATAGTGGACGTGAAGAATGGCAAGGGTTGCGTTCACAATGACACAG CAAAGAAAGCGGACTGCACCATTGCCATGTTGGATGCAGACCTGCTGTCCTTGATGACGGGGAAAATGAACCCACAGACA GCGTTCTTCCAGGGCAAGCTGAAGATCACAGGGAATATGGGAATGGCCATGAAGCTCCAGAGTTTGCAGTTGCAGCCAGGCAAAGCCAAGCTGTGA